The Planctomycetaceae bacterium genome includes the window CGAGGGGCTACAGTGAACGCCTTTTGGCGAATGGGACCCAACGGGCAATTGGCCGACGAGGCGCTGGTCCGAAAGCTCTCGGACTCCCAGCCGCTGGTGCGGACCGTAGCGGCAGCCGCTTTGACGAAAGTCTGGCCTCAGCGTGCCTGCAAGGGCGACGTGATAGGCATCCTCGTGCAGGCCCTGAAGGGGCAGGACCCGACTATGGCCAACTGGGCGGCCAATGCGCTGCATCAGCTCGGTCCGGCGGCCGCTCCGGCTTCGGAGGCGCTTCTGGCGAGACTGGCGGATCCCAACAATGACACTGCCAACGAAGTTCTGCAGACCCTGCAAGAGATCGGCCCGGTCCTTGCCCCGCAGGTGGGGCAAGTATTGAAGGAGACCAGCGCCCGTCGCCGCGCGGCGGCCGCATTCCTTGTGGCGCAATGGAGCCTCCTGGCCAAAGGCCTGCCACAGCAACTGACCGACCAGGCGTTGGGCGACACGGATGCTGCCGTGCGTCTCTCTGCCGTCCGGCAACTGACGACGACGCCGGAGCGGACGCAGGACAAACTCGTTGATCGCCCCGCGATCGTGCGCCAACTGTGCCAGCGCGTGCAGAATGACCCGGATGCCCGCGTGCGGGCAGAGGCCCTGCGACGGATGCCGACAACGTTTCCGCCGGAGGAGGGGATCTGGCAGGCGATGAAAGTCGCCGCCGCGGACAAGGACAAGTCCGTGCGCGAGCACGCCGCTGCGGCGCTGAAGTCGATGGAAGAAGATCGTACGGCCGCCGCCCTGGGCGAGCAGCTCAAGAGGCCCCAGGCGAAGGATCGCGCCCGCGCGGCGGGGCGCGTCATCGCGGCCGGTCTGGCCGGGCGTCTCCATCGCGAACTTGCCCCTGTGCTCCTGGAGCTTCGGGACAGCGCCGATCTGCGATCCGAATCGGGTGTGGATTGGCCCGAGGCCGCCTGCAGCGCGATGGCCGAAATCCTGAGGCAAGATGCGCCGGCGAGGCTGGTGGATCAGGTCAAGTCACACCGGCAGTTCGGCGAGGGTGTATCGGCCGCGCTTTATCGCGAAGCCCTTGCCGCGACCGGGCACCCGCGCCTGCGGGGTGCGCAGGCCCTGCTGGCCCTGGGTGACCCGCGCGCTGCCGAAATCGCCATAGCGGCGCTGAAGGACAACGAGGAAGAAGTCCGCAAGAAAGCTGTCCGGGTTGTGGCTCTTGCCGGGTCCGGTGAAAGGATAACCAAAGCTCTGGCGGCAGCCTCCGGCGATCAAGGCGTATATGTAAGATCAGACGCGCTGGAGGCCTTGGCCAAGATGGGACGCCCCGCCGGCAAGAGCCTGCCCAGCTTGTTCAGGCAGTCCGCAAAGATCAGAGCGAAAAGCGACTGGCCCTCCAGCGATGATACGATCAAGACAGTCAAGTCCGTCGCCTGTGCGGCCGTCGGGGACTTGGTCGAGGCGATGAAGGATCCCGACCCGGTCGTTCGCCGCGAGGCCGCCTGGACCGCCGGGCAGATCAAAGCCAGTTGCGCCGCCGTGGGCCAGGCGCTGATGGCGGCGTTGAAGGACGAAGACAAGTCGGTTCGGTTGGCGGCGGCACAGTCGCTGGGGGAGCTGAGCTACCTCAGCCGCGACTACAAGAAACACGTGATGAACACGCTGCTGGCGCAGTTCGAAAGCCAGGGGCAGTGGCAGTATCTCTCCGCGGCGGCGTCGTTGCTGGACCACGATACTTTCTCGCCCTCGGCACGGGCAGCCATCTTCAAGGCCACTGATAGTCCCGATGCGGAGGTTCGGGCCGCGGGGGCCCGTGGTCTGGGATGTCTGATCGGCTTGTCGACGCCTCGCCAGGACAGCCCCGCCAGTGCCCCGTCCGGCGCGGCCGACGACCGCGCTATCGTGGCTGCTCTAGTCAGACTCAGCGGCGACCGGGACGACAAGGTGCGGTTGGCCGCAGTCAGCATATTAATCTGGCGGGTGGAGCTCTTTTCGCGCGACGCCCAGGTGCTGGACGCTCTGCGAAAGCGAGCGGCGGACCCCGTCGCGGCCATTCGCTGTTCGGCGATATCTGGATTGGGCCACGATAACGTGAGTGAGCGGGAAAGGGCCGAGCTTTTGGAGCAGGCCCTGAAGGATGTAGATGAGGACGTGCGGCGAACCGCTATCGAGAGCTTGTTCCAGGCAGCCGTGGCGCAGGGGCGGGCAGACCTTATCGAACGCGTGCTGAATCTGCGGGATGAGCACGAGGTCTTATATGCTTTTAGAGTATTGGGGGACATGGCACAATCTGATGGAAGGTATCTGCCCGAGCTGAAACGGCTCTGCAGGCACCCGAGGATCATGGTGCGACGCCACGCGGCTTCAAGCCTGCCCCAGGGCGAGGGGACGCCGGCGATGCTGATCGATCTGCTGGATGATGAATCCAGCGTCGTGGCTTCGGCGGCGCTGGCGCACCTTGATGATCAAAAGGAATTGTGGAGGTCCGATCCCGCCATCATCGACAAGGCCTTGCCCGCCTTGTGCCGATGCCTGAAGGACCCCGACATCAGCTTTCGGGGAGGTGCGGCAAACATGCTGCAGTACATCGGCCCTCAAGGAGCAGTGGCTGCGCCCTTGCTGGCACGGGGGATTTATGTTGTCGAGCCATATTATGGTCATGACAGCTTCTATTTCCCATGGCAGGCGGCAGTGCCGGAGTTGCTCGAGGCCCTCAAGCACCTCGACTGGCGCGTGCGACTCCAGGCAATGCAGGCCCTGAAAGAGATCGACCCACTCCCGCAGGATGCAATCGTCGCCATTATGGAACGACTCAATGGCGACGACGACCCGGCCGTTAGGAAATCTGCCGAACAGGTTTTCGAGAAGGTCCGGATCGCCACGCCCGAGCAAGTTGGAGCGGCTGCGACGGTTCTTAAGAGCGACCAGCCAAAACTGCGCCGGACGGCGGCGCAGGCATTGTCGGCCTTTGTCCAGACCCCTGATTTGTTCGACGACCATAGCGTCCGCTCCAGGCGTGGCCGCCGTTTGGCCATCGAAGCGCTTGTCGGACTCGTCGATGACCCTGATGAGGAAGTGGCACTGGCGGCCGTCAACGGTCTGGCCAAGACCGAGAACCAAAGAGCAAAGGAGGCTTTGGTTCGCGCGAGCAAAAGCTCCCATGCGGCGATACGTCTGGCG containing:
- a CDS encoding HEAT repeat domain-containing protein, with translation MEWAGELPDDSIPLFVNVSRDSIGTVRRAACWCLGYASGWRAKEQAQAALLARLEDRDAAVRRAALFSLATLGLPADAIDRTLPLLKDTDNNVRAAAVLALGSTATEGRGDRRVVSLLVKALDDPSHDVRGATVNAFWRMGPNGQLADEALVRKLSDSQPLVRTVAAAALTKVWPQRACKGDVIGILVQALKGQDPTMANWAANALHQLGPAAAPASEALLARLADPNNDTANEVLQTLQEIGPVLAPQVGQVLKETSARRRAAAAFLVAQWSLLAKGLPQQLTDQALGDTDAAVRLSAVRQLTTTPERTQDKLVDRPAIVRQLCQRVQNDPDARVRAEALRRMPTTFPPEEGIWQAMKVAAADKDKSVREHAAAALKSMEEDRTAAALGEQLKRPQAKDRARAAGRVIAAGLAGRLHRELAPVLLELRDSADLRSESGVDWPEAACSAMAEILRQDAPARLVDQVKSHRQFGEGVSAALYREALAATGHPRLRGAQALLALGDPRAAEIAIAALKDNEEEVRKKAVRVVALAGSGERITKALAAASGDQGVYVRSDALEALAKMGRPAGKSLPSLFRQSAKIRAKSDWPSSDDTIKTVKSVACAAVGDLVEAMKDPDPVVRREAAWTAGQIKASCAAVGQALMAALKDEDKSVRLAAAQSLGELSYLSRDYKKHVMNTLLAQFESQGQWQYLSAAASLLDHDTFSPSARAAIFKATDSPDAEVRAAGARGLGCLIGLSTPRQDSPASAPSGAADDRAIVAALVRLSGDRDDKVRLAAVSILIWRVELFSRDAQVLDALRKRAADPVAAIRCSAISGLGHDNVSERERAELLEQALKDVDEDVRRTAIESLFQAAVAQGRADLIERVLNLRDEHEVLYAFRVLGDMAQSDGRYLPELKRLCRHPRIMVRRHAASSLPQGEGTPAMLIDLLDDESSVVASAALAHLDDQKELWRSDPAIIDKALPALCRCLKDPDISFRGGAANMLQYIGPQGAVAAPLLARGIYVVEPYYGHDSFYFPWQAAVPELLEALKHLDWRVRLQAMQALKEIDPLPQDAIVAIMERLNGDDDPAVRKSAEQVFEKVRIATPEQVGAAATVLKSDQPKLRRTAAQALSAFVQTPDLFDDHSVRSRRGRRLAIEALVGLVDDPDEEVALAAVNGLAKTENQRAKEALVRASKSSHAAIRLAAGPPASITDPDPRVRAAAADLMREDSDVPALVKALEDKDEDVRLAAALAIWNVRTDSAAMEAALPVLVAVLKERLGCEPSGSPDADMGRPLRKSIDAEATKIVRSLAWTGSLARPAADTVIELLIQGKLDDEDVAYWLENVGVEPVSLPRLIAMLKDPARTDVAAKIIRSMGAKGAPAAPVLVEAFKANRGAAEDVLSALAAVDPGRAMQEAPAIIALMTAEPCHVDDSMMFKPSPSAPSRICRILVEIGAPAVPLLLEALKHKDARVRRDAAATLRRIDPLPVQAVEPLLAALKDGTWTVRLQAAESLIEIAPDRPEALDTLLDLLTWDDVQARSDAMRSLWQMGPLAAPVKDDLLKLAGGQDKKLAAMALQALGRIAPDSPGLLAVAGDSLRNDDTSRTALRILIQSGSAAKPYRMRVVECQSFLNSTQLDTFLLATCLSRQEVLDDLPRDRGSSGWQYHRDKWVQANSSRLAELGGLYISLLASDSDDMAGLAASRLSQLGPGPCRQAMKALIKTLKRQGLEREDWLCPGGDRFWTVANVRSAAAEALGQIGSDAAAAVPALMDALKDRSQSVRASAAMALGSIGPAAAEAVPLLNAMLSETDLWSLAPAAAALGNIGPKASTARADLEKLLAHDDMWVQLAAAEALLKIAPAHQEALGLLESIARDVEDDRRFQAACAIAQCPAQVDKGIALLEALEGPTEEVVKILAALGPKGKAALSRLCASGMDSPDAIKELLRVDPSNTAPLQKLASAAMDRSIPVRRRRESIWTLGEVGPVAKTLAVAALEQALGDPDIQIRSAGADALATVDPENELLAKVLVAKLTGRDPSQAWDGLLKASKLKQSRRVEIMVKARAIGVQDQRTRQYLHSESNELKYYDQFWDSSATLP